From one Henckelia pumila isolate YLH828 unplaced genomic scaffold, ASM3356847v2 CTG_80:::fragment_3, whole genome shotgun sequence genomic stretch:
- the LOC140873845 gene encoding U-box domain-containing protein 4-like isoform X2 — MEILLLKSLLDGIESLSELAFCDNDELIQRYHPRIEEMLKLLKPIFYSITDAEIVSDEILQKAISGLQQSVDELRDIFANWQPLMSKIYFVLQVESLIAKARINCLEILELLNSSDQTLPSELSAACLEKFKRMEFEQTSPIIEKAMKDHMESSGASSESLEKMTNSLSLRSNQELLIEGVALEKLKENAEQAEKNGEAEYIEQMIALVTHMHDLHVKLKQSQTCNPVPIPADFCCPLSLELMTDPVIVASGQTYERAFIRNWIDLGLTVCPKTRHTLGHTNLIPNYTVKALIANWCESNNVKLPDSTKYMSLNQPSSVLANAEPGRARKVYSSSTPDRSSGSLAKSSISSTAIQREGMSPSHPRSFSEDSLADAVVSENGLDSGRVSPRSVEDRLDHSGERSLNSGGLLLTSQSRNCTSVTDERSPQGHIRTNSASSTVSNSVVSQGTEVDGNDAASRAYCSDASGELAAEPQPAANISVPQREPDYPHRIETRTRGQPIWRRPSERFVPRVVSSPAVEMRAELLEVETQVKQLVEDLKNSSLDAQIKATEKIRLLAKHNMDNRLVIANCGVISLLVNLLRSEDSTVQENAVTALLNLSINDNNKTAIANADAIEPLIHVLRTGSPEAKENSAATLFSLSVIEENKIKIGRSGAIVPLVDLLGHGTPRGKKDAATALFNLSINHENKARIVQAGAVRYLVDLMDPAFGMVDKAVAVLSNLATIHEGRASIGQEGGIPVLVEVVELGSGRGKENAAAALLQLCTNSSRFCNMVLQEGAVPPLVALSQSGTPRAREKAQQLLGYFRTQRHGNSRG, encoded by the exons ATGGAAATATTGCTGCTAAAATCACTTCTCGATGGCATCGAGAGTCTTTCTGAATTGGCATTCTGTGATAACGATGAACTAATTCAGAGATATCATCCAAGGATTGAAGAGATGCTGAAGTTGTTAAAGCCAATATTTTATTCCATTACCGATGCTGAAATTGTTTCTGATGAAATATTGCAAAAAGCAATCTCAGGTCTCCAGCAGTCTGTGGATGAACTGAGAGACATATTTGCAAACTGGCAACCGTTGATGAGTAAAATTTACTTT GTTTTACAAGTTGAATCACTTATTGCGAAGGCTCGAATTAATTGTTTGGAAATTCTTGAGTTGCTGAACTCTTCTGATCAAACCTTGCCATCTGAGCTTAGTGCTGCATGTCTCGAG AAATTTAAGCGTATGGAATTTGAACAAACTTCACCAATAATAGAAAAGGCTATGAAGGATCACATGGAAAGCTCTGGTGCAAGTTCTGAAAGCCTGGAAAAGATGACCAATAGCTTGAGTTTAAGGTCGAACCAGGAACTCCTAATCGAGGGTGTGGCTCTtgagaaattgaaagaaaatgcCGAACAAGCTGAAAAAAATGGTGAAGCTGAGTATATAGAGCAAATGATTGCACTGGTTACCCACATGCACGACCTCCATGTTAAGCTGAAACAGTCCCAAACCTGTAATCCTGTTCCAATACCTGCTGATTTTTGTTGTCCTCTCTCCCTTGAACTCATGACTGATCCTGTTATTGTTGCATCTGGACAAACATATGAGCGTGCGTTTATTCGTAATTGGATAGATCTCGGGCTTACTGTGTGCCCAAAAACAAGGCACACCCTAGGGCACACAAATCTTATTCCTAATTACACTGTGAAGGCGCTCATTGCAAATTGGTGTGAATCAAACAATGTGAAACTGCCTGATTCGACTAAATATATGAGCTTGAACCAGCCTTCTTCAGTACTTGCAAATGCCGAGCCTGGTAGGGCGAGGAAGGTTTATAGTTCTAGCACACCTGATCGTTCTTCAGGTTCTCTTGCAAAGAGCTCAATCTCGTCTACTGCAATCCAAAGAGAGGGAATGTCTCCATCTCATCCCCGTTCATTCTCAGAGGATTCGCTGGCAGATGCTGTTGTAAGTGAAAATGGGTTGGACTCTGGAAGAGTGTCCCCAAGAAGTGTAGAAGACCGGTTGGACCACTCAGGCGAGAGAAGTTTAAACTCAGGCGGACTTCTCTTGACATCCCAATCTAGAAATTGTACCTCTGTTACTGATGAACGATCACCACAGGGCCATATCCGAACTAATTCAGCATCCAGCACTGTTTCCAATTCTGTCGTGTCCCAAGGAACAGAAGTTGACGGCAATGATGCGGCATCGCGTGCTTATTGTAGTGATGCTTCTGGAGAGCTTGCAGCAGAGCCCCAACCTGCTGCAAACATAAGTGTCCCACAAAGAGAGCCAGATTACCCGCATAGGATAGAGACAAGAACTCGTGGCCAACCAATTTGGCGCAGGCCCTCCGAGAGGTTTGTTCCAAGAGTAGTTTCTTCCCCTGCTGTGGAAATGAGGGCTGAACTGTTGGAGGTCGAAACACAAGTTAAGCAACTGGTTGAGGACCTTAAGAATAGTTCCCTTGATGCACAGATAAAAGCAACTGAGAAAATCCGGTTACTTGCTAAGCATAACATGGACAATCGACTTGTAATTGCAAATTGTGGGGTTATCAGCCTGCTGGTCAATTTACTACGTTCAGAAGACTCGACTGTACAAGAAAATGCTGTTACTGCTCTTCTCAACTTATCAATTAATGATAACAACAAGACCGCCATTGCAAATGCTGATGCCATCGAACCCCTGATTCATGTCCTTAGGACTGGAAGTCCTGAAGCGAAGGAGAACTCTGCTGCGACCCTCTTCAGCCTATCGGTGATtgaagaaaacaaaatcaagattggaagatcaGGAGCAATCGTCCCTTTGGTGGATTTGCTGGGACATGGAACTCCGAGAGGCAAGAAAGATGCAGCAACCGCCTTATTCAACCTTTCAATCAATCATGAGAACAAGGCCCGTATTGTGCAAGCTGGTGCAGTGAGGTACCTAGTAGACTTGATGGACCCTGCATTTGGAATGGTCGACAAGGCAGTGGCTGTGTTATCTAATCTTGCAACAATTCACGAGGGCAGGGCCTCAATTGGTCAGGAAGGAGGAATACCTGTCTTAGTTGAAGTTGTCGAGTTAGGCTCTGGACGAGGTAAAGAGAATGCAGCTGCTGCTCTCCTGCAGTTGTGCACTAATAGCAGTAGATTTTGTAACATGGTTCTCCAGGAAGGTGCCGTTCCTCCGTTGGTCGCATTGTCACAATCTGGGACACCAAGAGCTAGAGAAAAG GCTCAACAACTTCTTGGATACTTTAGAACCCAACGGCATGGTAATTCCAGGGGATGA
- the LOC140873845 gene encoding U-box domain-containing protein 4-like isoform X1 translates to MYQRMEILLLKSLLDGIESLSELAFCDNDELIQRYHPRIEEMLKLLKPIFYSITDAEIVSDEILQKAISGLQQSVDELRDIFANWQPLMSKIYFVLQVESLIAKARINCLEILELLNSSDQTLPSELSAACLEKFKRMEFEQTSPIIEKAMKDHMESSGASSESLEKMTNSLSLRSNQELLIEGVALEKLKENAEQAEKNGEAEYIEQMIALVTHMHDLHVKLKQSQTCNPVPIPADFCCPLSLELMTDPVIVASGQTYERAFIRNWIDLGLTVCPKTRHTLGHTNLIPNYTVKALIANWCESNNVKLPDSTKYMSLNQPSSVLANAEPGRARKVYSSSTPDRSSGSLAKSSISSTAIQREGMSPSHPRSFSEDSLADAVVSENGLDSGRVSPRSVEDRLDHSGERSLNSGGLLLTSQSRNCTSVTDERSPQGHIRTNSASSTVSNSVVSQGTEVDGNDAASRAYCSDASGELAAEPQPAANISVPQREPDYPHRIETRTRGQPIWRRPSERFVPRVVSSPAVEMRAELLEVETQVKQLVEDLKNSSLDAQIKATEKIRLLAKHNMDNRLVIANCGVISLLVNLLRSEDSTVQENAVTALLNLSINDNNKTAIANADAIEPLIHVLRTGSPEAKENSAATLFSLSVIEENKIKIGRSGAIVPLVDLLGHGTPRGKKDAATALFNLSINHENKARIVQAGAVRYLVDLMDPAFGMVDKAVAVLSNLATIHEGRASIGQEGGIPVLVEVVELGSGRGKENAAAALLQLCTNSSRFCNMVLQEGAVPPLVALSQSGTPRAREKAQQLLGYFRTQRHGNSRG, encoded by the exons ATGTATCAGAGGATGGAAATATTGCTGCTAAAATCACTTCTCGATGGCATCGAGAGTCTTTCTGAATTGGCATTCTGTGATAACGATGAACTAATTCAGAGATATCATCCAAGGATTGAAGAGATGCTGAAGTTGTTAAAGCCAATATTTTATTCCATTACCGATGCTGAAATTGTTTCTGATGAAATATTGCAAAAAGCAATCTCAGGTCTCCAGCAGTCTGTGGATGAACTGAGAGACATATTTGCAAACTGGCAACCGTTGATGAGTAAAATTTACTTT GTTTTACAAGTTGAATCACTTATTGCGAAGGCTCGAATTAATTGTTTGGAAATTCTTGAGTTGCTGAACTCTTCTGATCAAACCTTGCCATCTGAGCTTAGTGCTGCATGTCTCGAG AAATTTAAGCGTATGGAATTTGAACAAACTTCACCAATAATAGAAAAGGCTATGAAGGATCACATGGAAAGCTCTGGTGCAAGTTCTGAAAGCCTGGAAAAGATGACCAATAGCTTGAGTTTAAGGTCGAACCAGGAACTCCTAATCGAGGGTGTGGCTCTtgagaaattgaaagaaaatgcCGAACAAGCTGAAAAAAATGGTGAAGCTGAGTATATAGAGCAAATGATTGCACTGGTTACCCACATGCACGACCTCCATGTTAAGCTGAAACAGTCCCAAACCTGTAATCCTGTTCCAATACCTGCTGATTTTTGTTGTCCTCTCTCCCTTGAACTCATGACTGATCCTGTTATTGTTGCATCTGGACAAACATATGAGCGTGCGTTTATTCGTAATTGGATAGATCTCGGGCTTACTGTGTGCCCAAAAACAAGGCACACCCTAGGGCACACAAATCTTATTCCTAATTACACTGTGAAGGCGCTCATTGCAAATTGGTGTGAATCAAACAATGTGAAACTGCCTGATTCGACTAAATATATGAGCTTGAACCAGCCTTCTTCAGTACTTGCAAATGCCGAGCCTGGTAGGGCGAGGAAGGTTTATAGTTCTAGCACACCTGATCGTTCTTCAGGTTCTCTTGCAAAGAGCTCAATCTCGTCTACTGCAATCCAAAGAGAGGGAATGTCTCCATCTCATCCCCGTTCATTCTCAGAGGATTCGCTGGCAGATGCTGTTGTAAGTGAAAATGGGTTGGACTCTGGAAGAGTGTCCCCAAGAAGTGTAGAAGACCGGTTGGACCACTCAGGCGAGAGAAGTTTAAACTCAGGCGGACTTCTCTTGACATCCCAATCTAGAAATTGTACCTCTGTTACTGATGAACGATCACCACAGGGCCATATCCGAACTAATTCAGCATCCAGCACTGTTTCCAATTCTGTCGTGTCCCAAGGAACAGAAGTTGACGGCAATGATGCGGCATCGCGTGCTTATTGTAGTGATGCTTCTGGAGAGCTTGCAGCAGAGCCCCAACCTGCTGCAAACATAAGTGTCCCACAAAGAGAGCCAGATTACCCGCATAGGATAGAGACAAGAACTCGTGGCCAACCAATTTGGCGCAGGCCCTCCGAGAGGTTTGTTCCAAGAGTAGTTTCTTCCCCTGCTGTGGAAATGAGGGCTGAACTGTTGGAGGTCGAAACACAAGTTAAGCAACTGGTTGAGGACCTTAAGAATAGTTCCCTTGATGCACAGATAAAAGCAACTGAGAAAATCCGGTTACTTGCTAAGCATAACATGGACAATCGACTTGTAATTGCAAATTGTGGGGTTATCAGCCTGCTGGTCAATTTACTACGTTCAGAAGACTCGACTGTACAAGAAAATGCTGTTACTGCTCTTCTCAACTTATCAATTAATGATAACAACAAGACCGCCATTGCAAATGCTGATGCCATCGAACCCCTGATTCATGTCCTTAGGACTGGAAGTCCTGAAGCGAAGGAGAACTCTGCTGCGACCCTCTTCAGCCTATCGGTGATtgaagaaaacaaaatcaagattggaagatcaGGAGCAATCGTCCCTTTGGTGGATTTGCTGGGACATGGAACTCCGAGAGGCAAGAAAGATGCAGCAACCGCCTTATTCAACCTTTCAATCAATCATGAGAACAAGGCCCGTATTGTGCAAGCTGGTGCAGTGAGGTACCTAGTAGACTTGATGGACCCTGCATTTGGAATGGTCGACAAGGCAGTGGCTGTGTTATCTAATCTTGCAACAATTCACGAGGGCAGGGCCTCAATTGGTCAGGAAGGAGGAATACCTGTCTTAGTTGAAGTTGTCGAGTTAGGCTCTGGACGAGGTAAAGAGAATGCAGCTGCTGCTCTCCTGCAGTTGTGCACTAATAGCAGTAGATTTTGTAACATGGTTCTCCAGGAAGGTGCCGTTCCTCCGTTGGTCGCATTGTCACAATCTGGGACACCAAGAGCTAGAGAAAAG GCTCAACAACTTCTTGGATACTTTAGAACCCAACGGCATGGTAATTCCAGGGGATGA
- the LOC140873880 gene encoding uncharacterized protein, which yields MVGIFSRFSASRAGHRRAQSALVETTPTSEATAATTMAAAALGVPHGVEVAIEFKPVERPTEPLDSDQPVQCPLAEPSILNDGRIWKERVSSSVQRRTDLPVMQEPPPTESETPTTKSRAKRLILPSISAPEHNILKLLEECNASGV from the exons ATGGTTGGAATTTTCTCAAGATTTTCTGCCAGTAGGGCTGGCCATCGACGGGCTCAAAGTGCACTT GTTGAAACGACTCCTACCTCAGAGGCAACTGCTGCTACGACCATGGCCGCAGCTGCTCTTGGTGTTCCTCATGGAGTTGAAGTTGCGATTGAATTTAAACCAGTTGAACGCCCGACCGAGCCTCTGGACAGTGATCAACCAGTCCAATGTCCTTTAGCTGAACCCTCGATTCTTAAT GATGGAAGAATATGGAAGGAGCGAGTATCTTCTAGTGTCCAGAGGAGGACTGATCTGCCGGTTATGCAGGAACCACCTCCAACTGAGTCCGAGACTCCCACGACTAAATCACGCGCTAAGCGGCTTATTCTGCCATCTATCAGCGCCCCGGAACACAACATCCTAAAATTGCTTGAAGAGTGTAATGCATCCGGAGTTTAG
- the LOC140873870 gene encoding disease resistance protein RPM1-like produces the protein MADSAVSFLLNQLSLFLQQEKELLGGLGEEAEYIQGELEHMTAFLRVADSQEESDPQLKVWVNQVRKITYDIEDVLQEYMLRIAYPRYGSNKFSVCIKKILCASARDLKTRRRIASEIQTIKLRLQNVSHSQQRFKDTYAFMGRASSSAFTSNEWYDSRGDALLLEDADIVGIEKPKRQLLEWLLQTDYGLKVISVVGMGGLGKTTLVKKIYDDASLKANFDSHVWVTIAESFKAENLLQSIIKQLVDEVKKQLPHDLEAKNVVEMKEFIYNFLRHKRYIIVLDDVWKIGAWESIRYAFPRLGTLGCIIITTRFHSIGNAACSETNGRLYNLEPFNAEESEELFYKKAFPGKSCPPYLKEVSASILKRCEGLPLAIVVIGGLLATKKQIPEEWKTFERNIGLELEGDSMKRMVKLLYLSYYDLPHYLKAYILYMSIFLEFELLEKWRMIRLWIAEGFMELKQGKTEEEMAEVYLNELVSRSLIQVADTYEDGRPRKFRIHDILREYIISKSRERNIFLPASGEKTRWPNKIRRMAIHSAFTNERESFNVKYLVSLFWFEFEDSESVQILRRVLRGGCRLLKVLDLRGAPLDKIPSEVFKLYYLNYLSLRRTNIKLIPKSIGNLQNLETLDLKQSRVTELPFEILKLRKLRHLLVYSYISTSDTFSSGHPKSFKAPYEIGCYLTALQKLCYIDADEIDGIKIVREIGKLTQLRRLCIKKLKVEDGKDLCSSLANLINLRSLRIFAVDEGEVMDLDHYVPPSTFSVLRKVVLHGHLEKLPQWMYFLHGLTEVQLGWSRLREDLLQHLGVLPNLVCLKLYDFAYEGEGLSFTGRGFQSLKRLWLFKLRGLRWIKIERGSMPCLETLSIWHCNLLGDLPSGIEHLTNLQYVELADLSVEFIDTLVRQKLEAGEEWKLANVPKVNIFSLVDGEWKDLLDSRFFVYTRKGFSMRKFSTTYWSNFSCRLLKVLNIRGAPIDSIPHEVFKLYCLKHLCLRSTNIKVIPKAIGNLQNLETLDLKKSKVTQLPIEILKLHKLRNLLVYSYNKELSSFYRVVHSFKAPFEIGCHLTFLQKFCYIDADETDGIQIVQELGKLTQLRRLCITKLRRKDGMDLCSSLVKLTNLRTLCIFSIEDDELMDLHHSVPPSTLSVLRSLSLHGRLEKLPLWVHFLYGLTGLILSGSRLKEDPLQLLGVLPNLVSLRMVNFSYEGE, from the exons ATGGCAGACAGTGCTGTATCTTTTCTCCTCAATCAATTATCTCTCTTTCTCCAACAGGAGAAGGAATTACTAGGAGGGCTTGGAGAGGAAGCGGAGTACATTCAAGGTGAATTGGAACACATGACAGCATTCCTTCGAGTAGCTGATTCACAAGAAGAAAGTGATCCCCAACTCAAAGTATGGGTTAATCAAGTACGTAAAATCACTTACGACATTGAAGATGTTCTTCAAGAGTACATGCTCCGAATTGCCTATCCTCGTTATGGTTCTAATAAATTCAGTGTGTgcatcaaaaaaattttatgtgCCTCAGCGAGAGATTTAAAAACTCGTCGGCGAATTGCTTCTGAAATCCAAACAATCAAGTTGAGATTACAAAATGTTTCCCATAGTCAACAGAGGTTCAAAGACACGTATGCTTTCATGGGTAGAGCCTCTAGCTCTGCCTTTACGAGCAATGAATGGTATGACAGTCGGGGAGATGCTCTTCTATTGGAAGATGCAGATATTGTGGGCATTGAAAAGCCAAAGAGGCAACTGCTAGAGTGGCTTTTGCAGACTGATTATGGGCTTAAAGTCATTTCAGTGGTAGGCATGGGTGGATTGGGTAAAACTACCCTTGTTAAAAAAATCTATGATGATGCATCACTGAAGGCGAATTTTGATAGCCATGTGTGGGTTACTATTGCAGAGTCTTTCAAAGCAGAGAATCTTTTACAAAGCATAATCAAGCAGCTTGTTGATGAAGTGAAGAAACAACTACCTCATGACCTGGAAGCAAAGAATGTTGTTGAAATGAaagaatttatttataattttctcCGGCATAAGAGATATATAATTGTCCTTGATGATGTTTGGAAAATAGGAGCATGGGAATCCATCAGATATGCATTTCCGAGACTCGGTACTCTTGGCTGCATTATCATCACCACACGCTTTCACAGCATAGGAAATGCTGCTTGCAGTGAGACCAACGGCCGTTTGTATAATTTAGAGCCTTTCAATGCTGAAGAATCGGAAGAATTGTTTTATAAAAAGGCATTTCCAGGAAAATCGTGTCCTCCTTATTTAAAAGAAGTTTCTGCAAGTATCTTAAAGAGATGCGAGGGGTTGCCACTTGCAATTGTTGTAATTGGTGGCCTCCTAGCTACCAAGAAGCAAATTCCTGAAGAATGGAAAACGTTTGAACGTAACATTGGTCTTGAATTAGAAGGAGACAGTATGAAGCGGATGGTGAAATTACTCTATCTCAGTTATTATGACTTACCGCATTATCTGAAAGCTTACATCTTATACATGAGCATTTTTCTAGAGTTCGAGTTACTTGAGAAGTGGAggatgatcaggctgtggataGCAGAAGGATTTATGGAGTTAAAACAAGGGAAGACGGAGGAAGAAATGGCAGAGGTCTATCTTAATGAACTTGTTAGCAGAAGTCTAATCCAAGTAGCAGACACATATGAGGATGGTAGGCCTAGAAAGTTTCGTATCCATGACATTTTACGGGAATACATCATTTCAAAGTCAAGAGaacgaaatatttttttaccagCCAGTGGAGAAAAAACAAGGTGGCCTAATAAGATTCGACGAATGGCGATTCATTCTGCGTTTACCAATGAAAGAGAATCCTTCAATGTTAAGTATCTTGTCTCTCTTTTCTGGTTTGAGTTTGAAGATTCAGAATCAGTACAGATTTTACGAAGGGTCCTGCGAGGTGGGTGTAGGCTATTAAAAGTATTAGATCTAAGAGGAGCTCCATTAGATAAAATCCCCAGTGAAGTTTTCAAACTCTATTACCTCAATTATCTTAGCCTGAGGAGGACAAATATCAAACTCATTCCCAAATCAATTGGAAATCTTCAAAATCTAGAGACGTTAGACCTCAAGCAGAGCAGAGTGACCGAATTGCCATTTGAAATTCTGAAGCTCCGCAAACTCAGGCATCTCTTAGTGTACTCATATATAAGTACAAGTGATACGTTTTCCTCTGGCCATCCAAAAAGCTTCAAGGCTCCATATGAGATTGGATGTTACCTGACTGCCTTACAAAAGCTATGCTACATAGATGCAGATGAAATTGATGGAATTAAAATAGTGCGAGAAATAGGGAAGCTAACTCAACTGCGGAGATTATGCATTAAAAAGTTAAAAGTAGAAGACGGAAAGGATCTTTGCTCTTCTCTGGCAAACCTCATCAACCTACGATCTTTACGCATTTTTGCAGTTGACGAGGGAGAGGTAATGGATTTGGATCACTATGTGCCACCCTCCACATTCTCAGTTCTTCGTAAAGTTGTGCTTCATGGACATTTGGAGAAGTTGCCACAGTGGATGTATTTTCTTCATGGGCTCACTGAAGTGCAACTGGGGTGGAGCAGATTAAGAGAGGATCTATTACAACACCTTGGAGTTTTGCCAAATCTAGTGTGCCTAAAACTGTATGATTTTGCTTATGAAGGCGAGGGATTAAGTTTTACGGGCAGAGGATTTCAGAGTCTCAAGAGATTGTGGCTATTCAAACTAAGAGGATTGAGATGGATAAAAATAGAGAGGGGTTCCATGCCTTGTCTGGAAACGCTATCTATTTGGCATTGCAATCTACTGGGGGATTTGCCGTCGGGCATCGAGCACTTGACTAATCTTCAGTATGTGGAACTAGCTGATCTTTCAGTGGAATTCATAGATACACTTGTTCGACAAAAACTAGAGGCTGGGGAGGAATGGAAGCTTGCAAACGTCCCCAAAGTCAACATTTTCTCTCTTGTTGATGGTGAATGGAAAGATCTGCTA GATTCCAGATTCTTTGTGTACACACGGAAAGGCTTCAGCATGAGAAAATTCTCAACTACT TATTGGAGCAACTTCAG TTGTAGGCTGTTGAAAGTTTTAAACATAAGAGGAGCTCCAATAGATAGCATCCCACATGAAGTATTCAAACTATATTGCCTCAAACATCTGTGCTTGAGGAGCACAAATATCAAAGTCATCCCAAAAGCAATCGGAAATCTTCAGAACCTggagacattagatctcaagaaatccaaagTGACCCAATTGCCTATTGAAATTTTGAAGCTACACAAACTTCGGAATCTATTGGTATACTCGTACAACAAAGAGTTGTCTTCTTTTTATCGTGTTGTACATAGCTTCAAGGCTCCATTTGAAATAGGATGTCACTTGACATTCTTGCAAAAGTTTTGTTACATAGATGCAGATGAAACAGACGGTATTCAAATAGTGCAAGAATTAGGGAAGCTAACTCAACTCCGAAGACTGTGCATTACAAAGCTAAGAAGAAAAGATGGAATGGATCTTTGCTCCTCGCTAGTGAAGCTCACCAACCTGCGCACGTTATGCATTTTTTCCATTGAGGATGATGAGCTGATGGATTTGCATCATTCTGTGCCTCCTTCCACTTTGTCCGTTCTTCGTAGTCTTTCTCTTCATGGACGTTTGGAGAAGCTACCACTTTGGGTGCATTTTCTTTACGGGCTCACTGGATTAATCTTGAGCGGGAGCAGATTAAAAGAGGATCCGTTACAACTTCTTGGAGTTTTGCCCAATCTGGTATCCCTACGGATGGTGAACTTTTCATATGAAGGCGAATAA